A portion of the Mesobacillus sp. AQ2 genome contains these proteins:
- a CDS encoding helix-turn-helix transcriptional regulator, which produces MQIYTPDEIASMLKISKHTVYEMIKRGDLAAFKVGNKMRIEESEFERYKTSMSATPARVQEAKGNSQHSVQLAGSHDFLVEQLVKYIASEGTGLSITPSYIGSLEGLMMLYRGSADIAAVHLLDPTSQQYNLPFIRQLFVHEPITVMRLASREQGMIVAKGNPKDITGVKDLARTDVTIVNRQKGAGTRFLLDSFLANEKLEPTNVKGYENEEWTHLGAAAHISRGTADAAFGIRCAASQLGLDFIPLTREQFDLVFRWTPGNKEALQHLIDLIQLTNFKDSIADLDGYDAEEFGNIIYGNHSTEE; this is translated from the coding sequence TTGCAAATTTACACTCCCGATGAAATCGCCTCCATGCTGAAGATTTCAAAGCATACCGTCTATGAAATGATCAAGCGCGGAGACCTTGCCGCTTTCAAAGTGGGCAATAAGATGCGCATCGAAGAAAGCGAGTTTGAAAGATACAAAACCAGCATGTCCGCAACTCCTGCCAGAGTTCAGGAAGCAAAGGGAAATTCCCAGCATTCTGTGCAGCTCGCTGGCAGCCATGATTTCCTGGTCGAACAGCTGGTAAAGTACATAGCCTCTGAAGGAACGGGACTCAGCATCACTCCCTCCTACATCGGCAGTCTCGAAGGTCTGATGATGCTGTATCGCGGCAGCGCCGATATTGCGGCCGTCCATTTGCTCGACCCGACATCGCAGCAATACAATCTTCCCTTCATCCGGCAGCTGTTTGTCCACGAGCCTATTACCGTTATGAGGCTTGCTTCAAGGGAGCAGGGTATGATTGTCGCGAAGGGCAATCCAAAGGATATTACCGGGGTCAAAGATTTGGCAAGGACTGACGTCACTATTGTCAATCGCCAAAAAGGAGCCGGCACCCGTTTCCTGCTCGATTCCTTCCTTGCCAATGAAAAACTTGAGCCGACAAATGTGAAGGGTTATGAAAATGAAGAGTGGACACACCTGGGGGCTGCAGCTCATATCAGCAGGGGTACAGCAGATGCAGCATTTGGAATCAGGTGCGCAGCAAGCCAGCTAGGTCTCGATTTCATCCCGCTCACGAGGGAACAGTTTGACTTAGTGTTCCGCTGGACTCCTGGAAACAAAGAAGCCCTCCAGCACTTGATCGACCTGATCCAGCTCACCAATTTCAAAGATAGCATTGCAGACCTTGATGGCTATGATGCTGAAGAATTCGGAAACATCATTTATGGAAACCACTCAACGGAGGAATAA
- a CDS encoding extracellular solute-binding protein, whose translation MKFKHLISLLLVLMFAFVTGCSDSSTKEAENQQETKTEKTEKTDLILATTTSTQDSGLLDVLKPDFEEKNNYNLKIIAVGTGQALEMGTRGEADVLLVHAPAAEEEIVKSGDAINRQKVMYNDFIIVGPAEDPAKVKGLTVPETLKKIIDTKASFVSRGDDSGTHKKEIELWKKSSLDPKSLGDAYIEAGQGMGATLQIASEKQAYTLTDRATFLAQKKNMPDTGILVEGDESLLNIYHVMQVNEEKHDKVNAEGAKAFVDYMTSEETKKIIKEFGTDEYGEPLFFLFE comes from the coding sequence ATGAAATTCAAACATTTAATTTCACTATTGCTTGTACTTATGTTCGCTTTTGTTACAGGCTGTTCTGACTCCTCGACAAAGGAAGCTGAAAATCAGCAAGAGACAAAAACGGAAAAAACAGAAAAAACGGATTTGATCCTAGCGACAACTACCAGTACTCAGGATAGCGGCCTTCTTGATGTTCTGAAGCCTGATTTTGAAGAAAAAAACAATTATAATCTGAAAATCATTGCCGTTGGTACCGGACAGGCTCTTGAAATGGGAACACGCGGTGAAGCGGACGTCCTTCTTGTGCACGCACCTGCAGCGGAGGAAGAAATCGTAAAAAGCGGCGATGCCATCAACCGACAGAAGGTCATGTACAATGACTTCATCATTGTTGGACCAGCTGAAGACCCAGCAAAAGTAAAAGGCTTAACAGTACCTGAAACATTGAAAAAAATCATTGATACAAAAGCTTCATTCGTGTCTCGTGGTGATGATTCCGGCACTCATAAAAAAGAGATCGAACTTTGGAAGAAATCTTCTCTTGATCCGAAAAGCCTTGGTGATGCATATATCGAAGCTGGACAAGGGATGGGTGCAACACTGCAGATCGCTTCCGAAAAACAAGCTTATACTTTGACAGACCGTGCTACATTCCTGGCTCAGAAAAAGAACATGCCTGACACCGGAATTTTGGTTGAAGGTGACGAAAGCCTGCTGAATATTTATCACGTTATGCAAGTTAACGAGGAAAAACATGATAAAGTAAATGCAGAAGGTGCGAAAGCATTTGTCGACTATATGACCTCAGAAGAGACAAAGAAGATTATCAAGGAATTTGGCACCGATGAGTACGGCGAGCCATTATTCTTCCTTTTTGAATAA
- a CDS encoding ABC transporter permease: MELLLEGLKKAIEMILSGDREILEITLLTLRVSITAVLISTMIGIPAGMFLGLARFPGRKLLLAIINIGMGLPPVVAGLWITLFLWRSGPLGDLAWLYTPTAIIMAQILVSLPIVTALTSTAFQQINPKLILQVKALGATKFQLYWILMKEVKLAILAAIIAGFGRVIAEVGAAMMVGGNLSGETRILTTSIVMEVSKGNFDIALALSFILMTLAFIITFSLTYLQQRKRSL; this comes from the coding sequence ATGGAACTTTTATTAGAAGGATTGAAAAAAGCGATAGAAATGATCCTGTCAGGAGACCGGGAAATCCTCGAGATTACCCTGCTGACGCTGAGGGTATCGATTACAGCTGTGCTGATCAGCACAATGATCGGTATTCCAGCGGGAATGTTCCTTGGGCTTGCCCGATTTCCGGGAAGGAAGCTGCTCCTTGCCATCATCAATATCGGCATGGGCCTCCCTCCTGTCGTCGCTGGTCTATGGATCACTCTTTTCCTGTGGCGCTCTGGTCCGCTTGGCGATCTGGCCTGGCTGTACACGCCAACCGCAATCATCATGGCACAGATTCTCGTTTCACTGCCGATTGTCACAGCGCTGACAAGCACGGCATTCCAGCAAATCAATCCTAAACTGATCCTTCAGGTCAAAGCGCTTGGAGCGACGAAGTTCCAGCTATATTGGATTTTGATGAAAGAAGTAAAGCTTGCGATTCTTGCCGCCATCATAGCCGGATTTGGACGAGTCATTGCCGAGGTCGGCGCCGCAATGATGGTCGGCGGCAATCTCAGCGGCGAGACCCGGATCCTCACGACTTCGATTGTCATGGAAGTATCGAAAGGCAATTTCGATATCGCTCTTGCACTTTCATTCATCCTGATGACATTGGCGTTCATTATCACATTTAGCCTGACTTACTTACAGCAAAGGAAGCGGAGCCTATGA